The proteins below are encoded in one region of Triticum aestivum cultivar Chinese Spring chromosome 1B, IWGSC CS RefSeq v2.1, whole genome shotgun sequence:
- the LOC123102074 gene encoding acetylserotonin O-methyltransferase 1, protein MPAAQHIERDQDLSMSSDELLQAQLELYHHGLAFVKSLALKAATDLRIPDTIHRRGGAATLSELASDTGIHPTKRSNLRRVMRVLTTTGVFSIVQGKGSNDHAGDGAAYYKLTRVSRLLVERSPHNLSPMVGTIVNTLCWTSLLKMPEWFTQGQEGESAQSHSLVQLANGCTFWDTTKVDGGLFNDGMAADSRIAMKVLLKEHGGAFGEVKSSLVDIGGNHGATASAVARAFPHLKCTVLDLAHVVAAAPASDILTFVAGNMFEYVPPADAVLLKWILHDWKHEDCVKIMRRCKEAIPAKEAGGKVIIIDMVVGYPVTQPNDSIEAQVLLDIYMMGSDGMEREENEWSLIFSEAGFSDYKITPTNGIRSIIEVYP, encoded by the exons ATGCCGGCCGCGCAGCACATCGAACGAGACCAAGACCTCTCCATGAGCAGCGACGAGTTACTTCAAGCTCAGCTGGAGCTCTACCACCACGGCCTCGCCTTCGTCAAGTCACTGGCGCTCAAGGCCGCCACGGACCTGCGCATCCCCGACACCATCCACCGCCGGGGCGGCGCCGCCACCTTGTCCGAGCTGGCCTCCGACACCGGGATCCACCCCACGAAGCGCTCCAACCTCCGGCGGGTCATGCGGGTGCTCACCACCACCGGGGTATTCTCCATTGTCCAAGGCAAAGGCAGCAACGACCACGCCGGTGATGGCGCTGCGTATTACAAGCTCACGCGGGTCTCCCGGCTCCTTGTCGAGAGATCACCGCACAACCTGTCCCCGATGGTGGGCACCATCGTCAACACGTTATGCTGGACCTCTCTCCTCAAAATGCCAGAGTGGTTTACCCAAGGCCAAGAGGGAGAGTCGGCACAGTCGCACTCGCTCGTCCAGCTGGCCAACGGCTGCACGTTCTGGGACACCACCAAGGTCGATGGCGGCTTGTTCAACGACGGCATGGCCGCGGACAGCCGCATCGCCATGAAGGTCCTGTTGAAAGAGCACGGCGGAGCGTTCGGGGAAGTGAAAAGCTCGCTGGTGGACATCGGCGGCAACCATGGCGCTACCGCGTCGGCCGTGGCGAGAGCGTTCCCGCACCTCAAGTGCACCGTTCTGGACCTCGCACACGTTGTCGCCGCGGCTCCCGCCAGCGACATTTTGACCTTCGTCGCCGGAAATATGTTCGAGTATGTCCCACCTGCGGATGCTGTTCTACTCAAg TGGATTTTGCATGACTGGAAACACGAAGATTGCGTCAAGATAATGCGCCGGTGCAAGGAAGCGATCCCAGCGAAAGAAGCCGGAGGAAAGGTGATAATTATCGATATGGTGGTGGGATATCCGGTGACTCAGCCCAACGATTCCATAGAGGCGCAGGTTTTGTTAGATATCTACATGATGGGCTCCGATGGAATGGAGCGAGAGGAAAACGAGTGGAGCTTGATTTTCTCCGAAGCCGGGTTCAGCGACTACAAGATCACTCCAACCAATGGGATTCGATCAATTATCGAAGTATACCCTTAA